The Streptomyces sp. NL15-2K genome contains a region encoding:
- a CDS encoding MOSC domain-containing protein, whose product MKLLSVNLGRAKAVPYSDQPEGLTGIDKRPTDGPVRVAAPGPKGVGASGLAGDSVCDTRHHGGDDQAVYAVAREDLDDWERELGRPLASGAFGENITTEGLDVSGARIGERWRIGAEVVLEVTCGRIPCRTFQEHLGEKGWVKRFTQKGAPGAYLRVIRPGEIRSGDPVEIVHRPDHDVTVALQFRAVTTERQLLPRLLTAGEALHPEALKQAREYVAKHGA is encoded by the coding sequence ATGAAGCTTCTCTCGGTGAATCTGGGCCGCGCGAAGGCCGTGCCCTACTCGGACCAGCCGGAAGGCCTGACCGGCATCGACAAGCGGCCGACCGACGGCCCGGTGCGGGTGGCCGCGCCCGGACCCAAGGGGGTCGGGGCCAGCGGGCTGGCCGGGGACTCGGTGTGCGACACGCGGCACCACGGGGGCGACGACCAGGCCGTGTACGCGGTGGCCCGCGAGGACCTGGACGACTGGGAGCGTGAGCTGGGGCGGCCGCTGGCGAGCGGCGCGTTCGGCGAGAACATCACCACCGAGGGCCTGGACGTGTCCGGTGCCCGGATCGGCGAGCGCTGGCGGATCGGGGCCGAGGTGGTGCTGGAGGTGACCTGCGGACGGATTCCCTGCCGGACCTTCCAGGAGCACCTGGGTGAGAAGGGATGGGTGAAGCGGTTCACGCAGAAGGGGGCGCCGGGGGCGTATCTGCGGGTGATCCGGCCCGGTGAGATCCGGTCGGGCGACCCCGTCGAGATCGTGCACCGGCCGGACCACGACGTGACGGTGGCCCTGCAGTTCCGCGCGGTCACGACCGAGCGGCAGCTGCTCCCGCGGCTGCTGACGGCGGGCGAGGCGCTGCATCCGGAGGCGCTGAAGCAGGCGCGTGAGTACGTGGCGAAGCACGGGGCCTGA
- a CDS encoding LysR family transcriptional regulator, with the protein MIEARHLRVLRAVAATGSFSAAGRELGCTQPAVSQQIKALENSVGTPLLIRSGREMRLTQAGEALVRHAAGILAGLTAAEEEVAAIAGLRAGRVRLVSFPSGSSTLVPTALAALRAEHPGTRVSLEEAEPPQSVELLREGDCDVALAFRYKGAAGAEEWNDLVVRPLLTDRLVALVPERHRLALAESVAIGELARDPWIAGCPRCRGQLIEVCEGAGFTPRIDFATDDYPAVVGLVGAGLGVAVLPQLAVESVRPRGARTVTLEPAVRREIVALTLPDLAQVPAVAATLEQLARAASR; encoded by the coding sequence GTGATCGAGGCCCGTCATCTCCGCGTCCTGCGCGCCGTGGCCGCCACCGGCTCCTTCTCGGCGGCGGGGCGCGAACTGGGCTGCACCCAGCCCGCCGTCAGCCAGCAGATCAAGGCCCTGGAGAACTCCGTCGGCACGCCCCTGCTGATCCGCAGCGGACGCGAGATGCGGCTGACCCAGGCCGGCGAGGCCCTGGTCCGGCACGCCGCCGGGATCCTCGCCGGGCTCACCGCGGCCGAGGAAGAGGTCGCCGCCATCGCCGGCCTGCGCGCGGGCCGCGTCCGGCTGGTCTCCTTCCCCAGTGGCAGCTCCACGCTCGTCCCCACCGCGCTGGCCGCCCTGCGCGCCGAACACCCCGGTACCCGCGTCTCGTTGGAGGAGGCCGAACCGCCGCAGTCCGTCGAACTGCTGCGCGAGGGCGACTGCGATGTGGCCCTCGCCTTCCGGTACAAGGGGGCGGCGGGCGCCGAGGAGTGGAACGACCTCGTGGTGCGGCCCCTGCTGACCGACCGGCTCGTCGCCCTCGTACCCGAACGGCACCGGCTCGCCCTCGCGGAGTCCGTGGCCATCGGAGAACTCGCCCGGGACCCGTGGATCGCGGGCTGCCCGCGCTGCCGCGGCCAGCTGATCGAGGTGTGCGAGGGTGCCGGATTCACGCCCCGCATCGATTTCGCGACCGACGACTATCCGGCGGTGGTGGGCCTGGTGGGCGCCGGCCTCGGGGTCGCCGTCCTGCCTCAGCTCGCGGTGGAGTCCGTACGGCCGCGAGGCGCGCGCACGGTGACGCTGGAACCGGCGGTGCGGCGGGAGATCGTCGCGCTCACCCTGCCCGACCTGGCACAGGTGCCGGCGGTGGCGGCGACGCTGGAGCAACTGGCCCGGGCGGCGAGCCGCTGA
- a CDS encoding WhiB family transcriptional regulator yields MADFSRLPGPNADLWDWQLLAACRGVDSSLFFHPEGERGAARSARENSAKEVCMRCPVRAQCAAHALAVREPYGVWGGLTEDEREELMGRARHRLVPATSTVGDSTSNH; encoded by the coding sequence ATGGCAGATTTCTCCCGCCTTCCCGGACCGAACGCGGACCTGTGGGACTGGCAGCTGCTGGCTGCCTGTCGAGGGGTGGACAGCTCGCTCTTCTTCCATCCGGAGGGCGAACGCGGTGCGGCTCGGAGCGCTCGTGAGAACTCGGCCAAGGAGGTCTGCATGAGGTGCCCGGTGCGCGCGCAGTGCGCGGCGCACGCGCTGGCGGTCAGAGAGCCGTACGGCGTGTGGGGCGGACTGACCGAGGACGAGCGTGAGGAGTTGATGGGGCGGGCGCGTCACCGGCTGGTGCCGGCGACGTCGACCGTCGGGGACAGCACCTCGAACCACTGA
- a CDS encoding response regulator transcription factor: protein MTSVLVCDDSPLAREALRRAVATVPGVERVTTAANGEEVLRRWGADRSDLILMDVRMPGLGGVETVRRLLSADPGARIIMLTVAEDLDGVALAVAAGARGYLHKDASRAELRATVTQALADPTWRLAPRRLRSAEMGAAPTLTAREIQVLEGMSHGRSNAEIGRELFLSEDTVKTHARRLFKKLGASDRAHAVALGFRWGLVR from the coding sequence ATGACATCCGTCCTCGTCTGCGACGACTCCCCGCTTGCCCGAGAGGCGCTCCGGCGCGCGGTCGCGACCGTGCCCGGCGTCGAGCGCGTGACGACGGCGGCCAACGGCGAGGAAGTCCTCCGCCGCTGGGGCGCCGACCGCTCGGACCTGATTCTGATGGACGTACGCATGCCCGGACTGGGCGGCGTGGAGACCGTCCGGCGGCTGCTGTCCGCCGACCCCGGTGCGCGCATCATCATGCTCACCGTCGCCGAGGACCTCGACGGCGTGGCCCTCGCGGTCGCCGCCGGTGCCCGCGGCTACCTGCACAAGGACGCCTCGCGTGCCGAGTTGCGCGCCACCGTCACCCAGGCCCTCGCCGACCCGACCTGGCGGCTGGCCCCGCGCCGGCTGCGCTCCGCCGAGATGGGCGCCGCGCCCACGCTCACCGCGCGTGAGATCCAGGTCCTCGAAGGCATGAGCCACGGCCGCTCCAACGCCGAGATCGGCCGCGAGCTGTTCCTCTCCGAGGACACCGTCAAGACGCACGCCCGGCGGCTGTTCAAGAAGCTCGGCGCCTCGGACCGGGCACACGCGGTCGCACTCGGCTTCCGATGGGGCCTGGTGCGCTAG
- a CDS encoding sigma-70 family RNA polymerase sigma factor, whose product MRDDEAVTAQGAIGALVHRAVDGDEQATHDLLAHVHPLALRYCRTRLSRLPGDARHFVEDLAQEVCVAVLLALPRYRDTGRPFEAFVFAIAAHKVADLQRAAMRHPGSTAVPSDEMPERPDDSLGPEERALLSSDAEWAKKLLANLPENQRELLLLRIAVGLTAEETGQMLGMSPGAVRVAQHRALSRLRALAEQ is encoded by the coding sequence ATGCGCGACGACGAGGCGGTCACTGCCCAGGGGGCGATCGGCGCACTCGTGCATCGCGCCGTCGACGGGGACGAACAGGCCACGCACGACCTGCTCGCCCACGTCCACCCCTTGGCGCTGCGCTACTGCCGCACCCGTCTGTCCCGCCTGCCGGGCGACGCCCGGCACTTCGTCGAGGACCTCGCCCAGGAGGTCTGCGTCGCGGTCCTCCTCGCCCTGCCGCGCTACCGCGACACCGGACGTCCGTTCGAGGCGTTCGTCTTCGCCATCGCCGCGCACAAGGTGGCGGACCTGCAGCGAGCGGCGATGCGGCACCCCGGGTCGACGGCCGTCCCGTCCGACGAGATGCCGGAACGCCCGGACGACTCCCTGGGCCCGGAAGAGCGCGCCCTGCTGAGCAGTGACGCCGAATGGGCCAAGAAACTGCTGGCCAACCTGCCCGAGAACCAGCGGGAGCTGCTGCTGCTGCGGATCGCGGTGGGGCTGACGGCGGAGGAGACGGGTCAGATGTTGGGAATGTCACCCGGAGCGGTCCGAGTGGCGCAGCACAGGGCGCTGAGCCGGCTGCGCGCCCTGGCCGAGCAGTAG
- the guaB gene encoding IMP dehydrogenase yields MTANVDGVPGKFATLGLTYDDVLLLPGASDVLPGAVDTSSRISRNVRVNIPLLSAAMDKVTEARMAIAMARQGGVGVLHRNLSIEDQVNQVDLVKRSESGMVTDPITVNPDATLADADALCAKFRISGVPVTDGAGKLLGIVTNRDMAFETDRSQQVREIMTPMPLVTGKVGISGADAMELLRRHKIEKLPLVDDAGILKGLITVKDFVKAEQYPRAAKDAEGRLIVGAAVGASPEALERAQALAEAGVDFLVVDTSHGHNSNALSWMSKIKSGVSVDVIGGNVATRDGAQALIDAGVDGIKVGVGPGSICTTRVVAGIGVPQVTAIYEASLAARPAGIPLIGDGGLQYSGDIGKALAAGADAVMLGSLLAGCEESPGELQFINGKQYKSYRGMGSLGAMQSRGQAKSYSKDRYFQADVGADDKLVPEGVEGQVPYRGPLGNVLHQLVGGLRQTMGYVGAATIEEMESKGRFVRITSAGLKESHPHDIQMTVEAPNYSRSK; encoded by the coding sequence ATGACTGCCAACGTCGACGGAGTGCCCGGTAAATTCGCGACACTCGGGCTGACCTACGACGACGTGCTGCTGCTGCCGGGCGCCTCTGACGTGCTCCCGGGCGCGGTCGACACCTCGTCCCGCATCTCACGCAACGTCCGTGTGAACATCCCGCTCCTGTCGGCGGCGATGGACAAGGTGACCGAGGCCCGCATGGCGATCGCCATGGCCCGCCAGGGCGGCGTCGGCGTGCTGCACCGCAACCTCTCCATCGAGGACCAGGTCAACCAGGTCGACCTGGTGAAGCGGTCCGAGTCCGGCATGGTCACCGACCCGATCACGGTGAACCCGGACGCGACCCTGGCCGACGCCGACGCCCTGTGTGCCAAGTTCCGCATCAGCGGCGTGCCGGTCACCGACGGCGCGGGCAAGCTGCTCGGCATCGTCACCAACCGCGACATGGCCTTCGAGACCGACCGCTCGCAGCAGGTGCGCGAGATCATGACCCCGATGCCGCTGGTCACCGGCAAGGTCGGCATCTCCGGCGCCGACGCCATGGAACTGCTGCGCCGCCACAAGATCGAGAAGCTTCCCCTGGTCGACGACGCGGGCATCCTCAAGGGCCTGATCACGGTCAAGGACTTCGTCAAGGCCGAGCAGTACCCCCGGGCCGCCAAGGACGCCGAGGGCCGGCTGATCGTCGGTGCCGCCGTCGGCGCCAGCCCCGAGGCCCTGGAGCGCGCCCAGGCCCTCGCCGAGGCCGGCGTGGACTTCCTGGTCGTCGACACCTCGCACGGCCACAACAGCAACGCCCTGAGCTGGATGTCGAAGATCAAGTCGGGCGTGTCCGTCGACGTGATCGGCGGCAACGTCGCCACGCGCGACGGCGCCCAGGCCCTGATCGACGCGGGCGTCGACGGCATCAAGGTCGGTGTCGGGCCCGGTTCGATCTGTACCACCCGCGTGGTCGCCGGCATCGGCGTCCCGCAGGTCACCGCCATCTACGAGGCGTCCCTCGCGGCCCGCCCGGCCGGCATCCCGCTGATCGGCGACGGTGGCCTGCAGTACTCCGGCGACATCGGCAAGGCGCTGGCCGCCGGTGCCGACGCGGTCATGCTGGGCAGCCTCCTCGCGGGCTGCGAGGAGTCGCCCGGCGAGCTGCAGTTCATCAACGGCAAGCAGTACAAGTCGTACCGCGGCATGGGCTCGCTCGGCGCGATGCAGTCCCGCGGCCAGGCCAAGTCGTACTCGAAGGACCGCTACTTCCAGGCCGACGTCGGCGCCGACGACAAGCTCGTGCCCGAGGGCGTCGAGGGCCAGGTGCCCTACCGCGGCCCGCTGGGCAACGTGCTGCACCAGCTCGTCGGCGGTCTGCGCCAGACCATGGGCTATGTGGGCGCCGCCACCATCGAGGAGATGGAGTCCAAGGGCCGCTTCGTCCGGATCACCTCGGCGGGCTTGAAGGAGAGCCACCCGCACGACATCCAGATGACGGTCGAGGCGCCGAACTACAGCCGCAGCAAGTGA